From a region of the Falsiruegeria litorea R37 genome:
- the trxC gene encoding thioredoxin TrxC, giving the protein MGDKTLTCLSCGQLNRVPEAKLRAGAKCGKCSKALVPADAVEVSPAVLEKASKNDDLPLVVDFWAPWCGPCKMMAPEYSKAAKKLSGRARLVKVNTQKHQSTGGRYRIKGIPTMVAFERGKERKRQAGAMRAGQIEGWVTGR; this is encoded by the coding sequence ATGGGCGACAAGACATTGACCTGCCTGAGCTGCGGGCAATTGAACCGCGTGCCCGAGGCAAAGCTCCGGGCCGGGGCGAAATGTGGCAAATGTTCTAAGGCGCTGGTGCCTGCGGACGCGGTTGAGGTGTCTCCCGCGGTTCTGGAAAAGGCCAGCAAGAACGACGACCTGCCGCTGGTTGTGGATTTCTGGGCGCCGTGGTGTGGCCCGTGCAAGATGATGGCGCCGGAATATTCCAAGGCCGCCAAAAAGCTCAGCGGGCGGGCGCGGCTGGTCAAGGTGAACACGCAAAAGCACCAATCGACAGGCGGTCGCTATCGGATCAAGGGCATCCCGACGATGGTTGCGTTCGAGCGCGGCAAAGAGCGCAAACGGCAAGCGGGCGCGATGCGGGCCGGTCAGATCGAAGGGTGGGTCACGGGGCGCTAA
- a CDS encoding LysR family transcriptional regulator, with protein MERLPGFSGLTAFYAAARHGTLTAAAQELNVSQPAISRRIAALEADLGVALFDRGRKPVRMTQAGRDLLRALHGGFGQIESAVAQIRQAAKGRVVTVTAPSGFVAFWLIPRLGELEDAFPDVTIRIMSQEYGEAVRPGDVLIRFGLPEEGDEMRLLGDAVFPVASPLYLDKRGMSGADHDLSKMTLLTMETARSQWHDWPSWFRAAGLDMPKGARVLDFTSYAMLVNAVLAGQGVGLCWDGVLDSFLDTGAITRLRLHHAISARGYFLSARDGLAAERAVQDILHWIAEKGQK; from the coding sequence ATGGAGCGACTTCCGGGGTTTTCAGGGCTGACGGCTTTTTACGCGGCGGCCCGTCATGGCACGCTGACGGCGGCGGCGCAGGAGCTGAATGTATCGCAACCGGCGATCTCGCGCCGGATTGCGGCGTTAGAGGCGGATTTGGGCGTCGCTTTGTTTGATCGGGGCCGCAAACCTGTACGAATGACCCAAGCAGGCAGGGACTTGCTGCGGGCGTTGCATGGTGGGTTTGGTCAGATCGAAAGTGCTGTTGCGCAGATCCGGCAGGCCGCAAAGGGCCGCGTTGTAACGGTGACGGCCCCGTCGGGTTTTGTGGCGTTCTGGTTGATCCCGCGGCTGGGGGAACTGGAAGACGCCTTTCCCGACGTTACGATTCGCATCATGAGCCAAGAGTATGGTGAGGCTGTGCGGCCCGGTGATGTTCTGATCCGGTTTGGCCTGCCGGAAGAGGGCGACGAAATGCGCCTGCTGGGGGACGCTGTGTTCCCGGTCGCCAGCCCGCTGTACCTGGATAAGCGAGGCATGAGCGGGGCGGATCACGATCTGTCAAAGATGACCTTGCTGACGATGGAGACCGCACGCAGCCAGTGGCATGATTGGCCCAGTTGGTTCCGTGCTGCGGGTCTGGACATGCCGAAAGGCGCGCGGGTTTTGGATTTCACCTCATATGCGATGCTTGTGAATGCGGTGCTGGCCGGGCAGGGGGTGGGCCTGTGTTGGGACGGGGTACTCGACAGCTTTCTGGACACCGGCGCGATCACTCGGTTGCGCCTGCATCACGCGATTTCGGCACGTGGATACTTCTTGTCAGCGCGGGATGGGTTGGCGGCAGAGCGCGCGGTGCAGGATATTCTGCACTGGATCGCGGAAAAAGGGCAGAAATAG
- a CDS encoding cupin domain-containing protein: protein MTEKLETLATDLGDAEMLNQASNLPHAPLAIDAAQVPLSGGTDPTYGEVRWRTLINGTPDAPRDMVLGLAEFEPHGRLLPHRHDPPEFYFGLEGDGIVTIDGIPHRIAPGIAIYVPGGAEHGTQAGEHGLKFSYGFATPNFEDIEYRFTAAG from the coding sequence ATGACCGAAAAACTCGAAACGCTCGCCACCGATCTCGGTGATGCCGAAATGCTCAACCAGGCCAGCAATCTACCGCATGCGCCCTTGGCCATCGACGCAGCCCAGGTCCCGCTGTCCGGCGGCACCGATCCAACCTATGGCGAAGTGCGTTGGCGCACCCTGATCAACGGCACGCCTGACGCTCCCCGCGACATGGTACTGGGCCTTGCCGAGTTCGAACCCCACGGTCGCCTGCTGCCGCACCGCCACGACCCACCCGAGTTCTACTTTGGCCTCGAAGGGGATGGCATCGTCACTATCGACGGCATCCCGCATCGTATCGCCCCTGGCATCGCGATCTATGTCCCCGGCGGCGCCGAACACGGAACCCAGGCCGGAGAACACGGGCTCAAATTTTCGTACGGCTTTGCAACTCCGAACTTCGAAGACATCGAATATCGCTTCACCGCTGCGGGTTAA
- a CDS encoding nicotinate-nucleotide adenylyltransferase produces MRHLLPYARAGQVIGLLGGSFDPPHTGHVHVTREAIKAFGLDRVWWLVSPGNPLKARGPAPLEQRMTAARALMGDPRVEITDIEAHLGTRVTADTLAAMRLLYPGVRFVWLMGADNLAQLHRWGKWREIMETVPVGVVARPGDRISARMAPAVRAYASARLDGQARRLLGRAQAPAWCFVNVPMVDISSTDIRARGDWSATQGG; encoded by the coding sequence ATGAGACATCTTTTGCCATATGCGCGGGCCGGGCAGGTCATTGGTCTGCTGGGGGGCTCGTTTGATCCGCCGCACACGGGGCATGTGCATGTCACGCGCGAGGCGATCAAGGCCTTTGGGCTGGATCGTGTCTGGTGGCTGGTGAGCCCGGGCAATCCCCTGAAGGCGCGGGGGCCTGCTCCGTTGGAACAGCGGATGACCGCAGCGCGGGCATTGATGGGTGACCCGCGGGTTGAGATCACGGATATCGAGGCGCATTTGGGCACACGGGTGACCGCGGACACCTTGGCCGCGATGCGTCTGTTGTATCCGGGGGTGCGCTTTGTCTGGCTTATGGGGGCCGATAACCTGGCGCAGTTGCATCGTTGGGGCAAATGGCGCGAGATCATGGAGACGGTGCCGGTGGGTGTTGTGGCGCGGCCGGGGGACCGGATCTCGGCCCGGATGGCGCCGGCGGTGCGGGCTTATGCCAGCGCGCGGTTGGATGGTCAGGCGCGGCGGCTGTTGGGGCGGGCGCAGGCCCCGGCGTGGTGTTTCGTGAATGTGCCGATGGTGGACATCAGTTCGACCGATATTCGTGCGCGCGGGGATTGGTCAGCGACGCAAGGCGGCTGA
- the dacB gene encoding D-alanyl-D-alanine carboxypeptidase/D-alanyl-D-alanine endopeptidase, producing MSGLITRRFLLGALGAISVPGTGFANAPVTSLRPQMRGLGGAPQGGPETVIKASGLSGDVAFAVADAKTGLQLEAVGSASGLPPASVAKALTALYALDVLGAGHVFRTELVATGPVKNGVLRGDLVLVGGGDPTLDTNSLAKMAGNLKAAGVREVRGAFKVYDGALPYVRSIDPAQPDHLGYSPSVAGIALNFNRVHFEWKRGGKGYTVAMDARSNKYKPQVAMAQMQVKNRRLPVYTYEETQRVDKWTVASQALGKGGSRWLPVRKPALYAGDVFQTLARANGIVLKNPKIAKARPGGTVLTVHQSAPLQSILKGMLKYSTNLTAEMVGMFATAARSGTPNSLKSSAQEMSRWAAAKYGMKGTSLVDHSGLGDASRMTPQDLLGALVQVHKQGILRPLLKPFAMRDSKGRVLKSHPIKVDAKTGTLNFVSGLGGFMTAADGTELAFAIFTADTAKRSRIKRADREVPEGARAWNRRSKRLQQKLIERWGALYGS from the coding sequence ATGAGTGGATTGATTACGAGACGTTTTCTGTTGGGGGCTTTGGGGGCAATTTCGGTCCCCGGAACGGGTTTTGCCAACGCGCCGGTGACATCATTGCGTCCGCAGATGCGGGGGCTTGGTGGGGCGCCGCAGGGTGGGCCGGAAACGGTCATCAAAGCTTCGGGCCTTTCGGGCGACGTGGCCTTTGCCGTGGCGGATGCAAAGACGGGATTGCAGCTGGAGGCCGTAGGCTCTGCTTCGGGTTTACCCCCGGCCAGCGTCGCCAAGGCACTGACCGCGCTTTATGCATTGGATGTGCTGGGGGCTGGGCATGTGTTTCGTACTGAGCTTGTCGCGACTGGCCCCGTCAAAAACGGGGTGTTGCGGGGGGATCTGGTGCTTGTGGGCGGTGGAGATCCGACGCTTGACACCAATTCGCTGGCCAAGATGGCAGGGAACCTCAAGGCGGCAGGGGTCCGCGAGGTGCGTGGAGCGTTCAAAGTCTATGACGGTGCGCTGCCGTATGTGCGCAGCATTGACCCGGCACAGCCTGATCATCTTGGGTACAGCCCGTCAGTGGCGGGCATTGCGTTGAATTTCAATCGGGTTCATTTCGAATGGAAGCGGGGCGGCAAGGGGTACACCGTTGCGATGGACGCCCGGAGCAACAAGTACAAGCCGCAAGTGGCAATGGCGCAGATGCAGGTCAAGAACCGGCGGCTGCCGGTCTATACCTATGAAGAGACGCAGCGGGTGGACAAGTGGACAGTGGCCAGCCAGGCGCTGGGCAAGGGCGGGTCGCGGTGGTTGCCAGTACGCAAGCCTGCACTTTATGCGGGCGATGTATTTCAGACCCTGGCGCGGGCCAACGGCATTGTCTTGAAGAACCCCAAGATCGCCAAGGCCCGACCTGGGGGCACCGTATTGACGGTTCACCAGAGCGCGCCGCTGCAGAGCATCCTCAAGGGCATGCTCAAGTATTCGACCAACCTGACGGCGGAAATGGTGGGGATGTTCGCGACTGCTGCACGCAGCGGCACGCCCAATTCGCTGAAATCCTCGGCGCAGGAGATGAGCCGTTGGGCCGCGGCCAAATATGGCATGAAGGGTACAAGTCTTGTGGATCACTCAGGCCTGGGCGATGCGTCCCGGATGACACCGCAGGATCTGCTTGGGGCGTTGGTGCAGGTGCACAAGCAGGGCATCCTGCGTCCGCTGCTTAAGCCGTTTGCCATGCGCGACAGCAAGGGGCGGGTGTTGAAATCACATCCGATCAAAGTGGACGCCAAGACAGGGACGTTGAATTTCGTCTCGGGCCTGGGTGGGTTCATGACGGCCGCCGACGGGACCGAGCTGGCGTTTGCGATCTTTACGGCAGACACCGCCAAGCGGTCGCGGATCAAGCGGGCGGATCGCGAAGTGCCGGAAGGTGCACGGGCGTGGAACCGGCGGTCAAAGCGGTTGCAGCAAAAGCTGATTGAACGCTGGGGCGCGCTTTATGGAAGTTGA
- a CDS encoding DMT family transporter, whose translation MLRAVLIMFVAMSLIPAGDMAGKLLTGSHGVSPAFVAWSRFALGVLMILPFTPRSAFGLLKDPRIWFRALLLAGGIFSIQTALRTEPLADVFAAFFIGPILSYVLSALLLREPTTTIRSLLMLTGFAGVLLVVRPGFGGTTGLAWALLAGCFYGSFLTASRWLSHLGSPLALSFTQLFVSGLVLIPLGLMHLPTLTPAVAGFTTLSALGSMLGNLLLLVAYARAPSTKLAPLVYFQLIAATGLGWAVFNDFPDALTWAGLALVLLSGLASAALRR comes from the coding sequence ATGCTAAGGGCCGTTCTGATCATGTTTGTCGCCATGTCACTGATCCCCGCCGGGGACATGGCCGGCAAGCTGTTGACCGGGTCACATGGCGTTTCACCGGCCTTTGTCGCCTGGTCGCGATTTGCGCTTGGCGTCCTGATGATCCTGCCGTTCACCCCCCGCTCTGCCTTTGGGTTGCTCAAAGACCCCCGCATCTGGTTTCGCGCGCTTTTGCTGGCGGGCGGCATCTTCTCGATCCAGACCGCGCTGAGAACCGAACCACTGGCCGACGTCTTCGCCGCTTTCTTCATCGGCCCCATCCTCAGCTACGTGCTCTCGGCCTTGCTGCTGCGAGAGCCGACCACGACGATCCGCTCCCTGCTGATGCTGACGGGCTTTGCCGGGGTCCTGCTGGTCGTGCGCCCTGGCTTTGGCGGCACAACCGGTCTGGCCTGGGCCCTGCTCGCAGGGTGTTTCTATGGCAGCTTCCTGACCGCCTCGCGCTGGCTGTCGCATCTGGGCTCGCCACTGGCCCTCAGCTTCACACAGCTCTTTGTCTCGGGCTTGGTTCTAATACCACTTGGGCTGATGCACCTGCCGACACTCACACCCGCTGTCGCCGGGTTCACCACGCTCAGCGCGCTTGGCTCGATGCTGGGCAACCTGCTTTTACTGGTGGCCTATGCCCGCGCGCCGTCAACCAAACTGGCCCCACTGGTCTATTTCCAACTGATCGCAGCAACCGGTCTGGGCTGGGCTGTATTCAACGACTTCCCCGACGCCCTCACATGGGCCGGGCTGGCGTTGGTCCTGCTCTCGGGTCTGGCGTCAGCCGCCTTGCGTCGCTGA
- the ettA gene encoding energy-dependent translational throttle protein EttA encodes MAAYQYVYHMQGVSKTYPGGKKCFENIHLSFLPGVKIGVVGVNGAGKSTLMKIMAGLDKDYTGEAWSAEGAKVGYLPQEPQLDENLSVRENVMLGVAEKKAKVDRFNAIAIEMAENYTDELMEEMTTLQDAIDSENLWDLDAQIDVSMEALRCPPDDADIKNLSGGEKRRVALCKLLLEAPDMLLLDEPTNHLDAETIAWLQQHLIDYKGTILIVTHDRYFLDDITGWILELDRGRGIPYEGNYSAWLEQKAKRLEQEAREDKSKQKTLERELEWMRQGAKARQAKSKARINAYNDLAQQSEREKLTRAQIVIPNGPRLGGKVIEVDNIAKHYGDKQLVEGLSFALPPGGIVGVIGPNGAGKSTLFRMLTGQEQPDEGTVTYGDTVKLSYVDQSRDDLNDKDTVWESISGGAEIIELGDAQVNSRAYCSSFNFKGGDQQKPLNLLSGGERNRVHMARLLKEGGNVLLLDEPTNDLDVETLRALEDALVDFAGCAVVISHDRFFLDRICTHILAFEGDAHVEWFEGNFEDYEEDKKRRLGPDALEPKRLKHKKFVR; translated from the coding sequence ATGGCTGCCTATCAATACGTCTACCACATGCAGGGGGTCTCTAAGACCTATCCCGGTGGCAAGAAATGCTTTGAAAACATTCACCTGTCGTTCCTGCCCGGCGTGAAAATCGGTGTCGTCGGCGTCAACGGCGCGGGTAAATCGACCCTGATGAAGATCATGGCCGGCCTCGACAAGGACTACACCGGCGAAGCCTGGTCCGCTGAGGGGGCCAAAGTGGGCTACCTGCCGCAGGAACCCCAGCTCGACGAGAACCTCAGCGTGCGCGAAAACGTCATGCTCGGCGTCGCCGAAAAGAAGGCCAAAGTCGACCGTTTCAACGCCATCGCGATTGAGATGGCCGAGAACTACACCGATGAGTTGATGGAGGAGATGACCACCCTTCAGGACGCCATCGACAGCGAAAACCTGTGGGATCTGGACGCCCAAATTGATGTCTCGATGGAGGCGCTGCGCTGCCCCCCCGACGATGCCGACATCAAGAACCTCTCGGGTGGTGAGAAGCGCCGCGTGGCGCTCTGCAAGCTGCTGCTTGAAGCGCCCGACATGCTGCTGCTGGACGAACCGACCAACCACCTGGACGCCGAGACCATCGCCTGGTTGCAGCAGCACCTCATTGATTACAAAGGCACAATCCTGATCGTCACCCACGACCGTTACTTCCTGGACGACATCACCGGCTGGATCCTGGAACTCGACCGTGGCCGCGGCATCCCTTACGAGGGCAACTATTCCGCCTGGCTGGAACAGAAAGCCAAGCGTCTGGAGCAGGAAGCCCGCGAAGACAAATCCAAGCAGAAAACGCTGGAACGCGAGCTGGAATGGATGCGTCAGGGCGCCAAGGCGCGGCAGGCGAAGTCCAAGGCCCGGATCAACGCCTATAACGATCTGGCCCAGCAGTCCGAACGCGAGAAACTCACCCGCGCGCAGATCGTCATCCCCAACGGCCCCCGTCTGGGCGGCAAGGTGATCGAGGTCGACAACATCGCCAAACACTATGGCGACAAACAACTGGTCGAAGGCCTGTCCTTTGCCCTGCCCCCCGGCGGCATTGTCGGCGTCATCGGCCCCAACGGTGCGGGTAAATCGACCCTGTTCCGCATGCTGACCGGTCAGGAACAGCCCGACGAGGGCACAGTGACCTACGGCGACACGGTCAAGCTGTCGTATGTGGACCAGTCGCGTGATGACCTGAACGACAAGGACACCGTGTGGGAATCGATCTCGGGCGGGGCTGAAATCATCGAGCTTGGGGATGCACAGGTGAACTCCCGCGCCTATTGCTCGTCCTTCAACTTCAAGGGCGGCGACCAGCAGAAACCGCTGAACCTGCTGTCGGGCGGTGAACGCAACCGCGTCCACATGGCGCGTCTTCTGAAAGAGGGCGGCAACGTGCTGCTCCTTGACGAACCGACCAACGATCTTGACGTCGAAACCCTGCGCGCGCTGGAAGACGCGCTCGTTGATTTCGCCGGTTGCGCCGTGGTCATCTCGCACGACCGTTTCTTCCTCGACCGGATCTGTACCCACATTCTGGCGTTCGAAGGCGACGCGCATGTGGAGTGGTTCGAGGGCAACTTCGAGGACTACGAAGAAGACAAGAAACGCCGTCTGGGGCCGGACGCCCTGGAGCCGAAGCGGTTGAAGCACAAGAAGTTTGTGCGGTAA
- a CDS encoding KAP family P-loop NTPase fold protein yields MRRTMPEPKIKLYEEGFNDGPSENKHDQLGRKKTGERLSGIVESISEPLVIAVDGAWGSGKTHFLKCWVGEHIKSKHGRDTQTVYFDAFKNDFLDDPLIALTAEIIESSKRTTTPTPTKIISKIRESAPKVGRSLFRVGVAVATAGVVQNADEIGDAAAATIGGEVSSTADEFWKREDDKRQAMSAFREGLIELTHTRTVKEEESKAGERFRKLIIVVDELDRCRPDYALALLEVIKHVFNVEGIHFVLGVNLSELQNSVRARYGASIDAETYLQKFITLSMDIEGQSDRTQLQQNWQRYYDYCCEKMEFPEGSEILLERLKEHLECVKLERTVTLRDVERTLTAIATSPSLSSAFNSGYAIVLSALTVLKALRPNDYKKLRYAATSARWLKHFEFQRLDDRFLETFEIIETFVVDRNLLTQEQEQRGFALFDNFPPLNSRNFLRKLSDDHLEAFDPLQF; encoded by the coding sequence ATGCGCCGGACGATGCCCGAGCCTAAGATCAAACTCTATGAAGAAGGATTTAACGATGGCCCAAGTGAGAATAAACACGACCAACTGGGTCGCAAAAAGACCGGGGAGCGGCTTTCCGGCATTGTTGAGAGCATTAGCGAACCACTGGTGATCGCTGTAGACGGCGCATGGGGCAGTGGGAAAACGCACTTTCTCAAATGCTGGGTTGGCGAACACATAAAGTCTAAGCATGGGCGCGATACTCAAACAGTTTACTTCGACGCATTCAAAAACGATTTTCTAGACGACCCTCTAATTGCGTTGACTGCCGAAATTATTGAAAGCAGCAAGCGCACTACCACTCCAACACCTACCAAAATAATCTCCAAGATCCGCGAGTCTGCTCCTAAAGTTGGGCGCAGCTTGTTTCGAGTCGGCGTCGCAGTAGCAACTGCGGGGGTTGTTCAAAACGCGGACGAAATTGGTGATGCAGCTGCAGCCACAATCGGGGGGGAAGTTTCAAGTACCGCAGATGAATTTTGGAAGAGAGAAGATGATAAACGCCAAGCGATGTCGGCTTTTCGAGAGGGCTTGATCGAGCTTACACATACCAGGACGGTCAAGGAGGAAGAAAGCAAAGCAGGCGAGCGGTTCCGAAAGCTCATTATCGTCGTAGATGAACTTGATCGCTGTCGTCCTGACTATGCGCTAGCCCTCCTGGAAGTCATCAAACACGTATTCAATGTGGAAGGAATTCACTTTGTGCTGGGAGTTAACTTAAGTGAATTACAAAACAGCGTTAGGGCACGTTATGGCGCTAGTATTGACGCCGAAACCTACTTGCAAAAATTCATCACGCTTTCGATGGACATAGAAGGCCAGTCTGATCGCACGCAGTTGCAACAAAACTGGCAACGATACTACGATTACTGCTGTGAGAAGATGGAGTTTCCAGAAGGTTCCGAAATCTTGCTGGAACGTCTGAAAGAGCACTTGGAATGTGTAAAATTGGAGCGGACAGTTACATTGCGCGACGTAGAAAGAACGCTAACCGCCATTGCTACTTCGCCCAGTCTCTCCAGTGCCTTCAACTCGGGCTATGCGATAGTTCTCTCAGCTCTCACCGTCTTGAAAGCCCTTAGACCAAATGATTACAAAAAACTACGCTATGCTGCAACATCAGCCCGCTGGCTCAAACACTTTGAATTTCAAAGGCTTGATGATCGCTTCCTCGAAACCTTTGAAATAATTGAGACTTTTGTCGTGGATCGAAATTTACTCACCCAAGAGCAGGAGCAAAGAGGTTTTGCCCTGTTCGACAACTTCCCGCCACTAAACTCTCGAAACTTTCTACGCAAGCTTTCTGACGATCATCTCGAAGCGTTTGATCCATTGCAGTTTTGA
- a CDS encoding tellurite resistance TerB family protein, with the protein MTEQAPHPMTPQDCLVAIMVAVSASDENIRTAELVKIQSAVNMLPVFANYDIDRINRVSSVVFDLFEQEDGLDALFGLTRENLPERLYETAYALACDVAAADGNLAETELRLLEEIRYELNVDRLHAAAIERGARARHVV; encoded by the coding sequence ATGACCGAGCAAGCGCCCCACCCGATGACCCCGCAGGATTGCCTTGTTGCGATCATGGTTGCGGTGTCGGCGTCAGATGAAAACATCCGCACCGCCGAGCTGGTCAAGATCCAGTCCGCCGTCAACATGCTCCCGGTCTTTGCCAATTATGACATCGATCGCATCAACCGGGTTTCATCCGTGGTGTTCGATCTGTTCGAGCAAGAGGACGGCCTGGATGCGCTCTTTGGCCTGACCCGCGAAAACCTGCCTGAGCGTCTTTATGAAACCGCCTATGCCCTGGCCTGCGACGTGGCGGCCGCAGACGGCAACCTGGCCGAAACCGAACTGCGCCTGCTGGAAGAAATCCGGTACGAGCTGAACGTCGACCGCCTGCACGCGGCCGCCATAGAACGCGGCGCCCGTGCCCGTCACGTGGTCTGA
- a CDS encoding MOSC domain-containing protein yields MSLKELIAGWAQPGRITWIGVRPGRREGMDALSEVWIGEDGLQGDRGRAGKRAVSLVQREHLAAIGSFLGREAVPPEVLRRNLVVEGVNLSALKGRRVQVGDAVLEFTTICAPCSRMEEAFGPGGYSAVRGHGGWCAQVIQPGQVRLGDAVQPVD; encoded by the coding sequence ATGTCGTTGAAAGAACTGATTGCCGGATGGGCGCAGCCTGGGCGTATCACCTGGATTGGGGTGCGGCCTGGGCGGCGGGAGGGGATGGACGCCCTCTCGGAGGTTTGGATTGGTGAGGACGGCTTGCAAGGCGATCGTGGGCGTGCGGGTAAGCGGGCGGTGAGCTTGGTGCAGCGGGAGCATTTGGCGGCGATTGGGTCGTTTCTGGGACGGGAGGCGGTGCCGCCAGAGGTGTTGCGGCGCAATCTGGTGGTCGAAGGGGTTAACCTGTCCGCGCTCAAGGGGCGGCGGGTGCAGGTGGGGGATGCGGTGTTGGAGTTTACTACGATCTGTGCGCCGTGCAGCCGGATGGAGGAGGCGTTCGGGCCCGGAGGCTATTCGGCGGTGCGGGGGCATGGGGGATGGTGTGCGCAAGTCATCCAGCCGGGGCAGGTTCGGTTGGGCGATGCGGTTCAGCCTGTTGATTGA
- a CDS encoding type II toxin-antitoxin system death-on-curing family toxin — translation MSFSVLDRNNLETKIFDNYLHFHRQIDEIDYAGERPHLTCEDVLDAHYLICNHFYKKGEGLGGFGPKDFGLLSSAVSRQVSSAFGSFVYDDLWDIASSLIFGLINDHPFHDANKRTAFLSSVFFMMENNYVPKVDIIEVEDFTVEIAEFHHLNNRHMTIEEIAPRFKTMFRRQDKRISYVVTFNELQGLLKERDCSIGDPRHNLINVFKGNDRVAQIGFPGWSKEVSRNAISTVRKSTGLTAENGFDAQVFFKGADPLSELIGEYEEPLRRLAYR, via the coding sequence ATGAGTTTCAGCGTGCTTGATAGAAACAACCTTGAAACAAAGATATTTGATAACTACCTGCACTTTCACAGGCAAATAGACGAAATAGATTACGCGGGAGAACGACCTCACTTAACCTGCGAAGACGTTCTGGATGCGCACTACTTAATCTGCAATCATTTTTACAAGAAAGGCGAAGGGCTAGGTGGATTTGGCCCGAAGGACTTTGGCTTACTATCTTCCGCCGTATCTCGACAAGTCTCCTCCGCTTTCGGGAGCTTTGTTTACGATGATCTTTGGGACATTGCCTCTTCACTTATCTTCGGCTTAATAAACGATCACCCCTTTCATGATGCAAACAAAAGAACAGCCTTTTTGAGTTCCGTTTTCTTCATGATGGAGAACAACTATGTGCCCAAAGTGGACATTATAGAGGTCGAGGACTTCACAGTAGAAATTGCCGAGTTTCATCATCTAAACAATCGACACATGACGATTGAAGAGATTGCGCCTCGCTTCAAAACCATGTTTAGAAGACAGGATAAGCGAATATCTTACGTTGTAACGTTTAATGAGCTTCAAGGCCTGCTAAAGGAACGCGACTGTTCTATCGGAGACCCACGGCACAACCTCATAAACGTATTCAAAGGCAACGACCGAGTTGCTCAAATTGGGTTCCCTGGATGGAGCAAGGAAGTTTCTCGAAACGCAATATCCACGGTAAGAAAAAGTACTGGATTGACAGCAGAAAACGGCTTTGATGCCCAAGTGTTTTTCAAAGGTGCAGACCCATTGAGCGAGCTCATAGGTGAGTATGAAGAACCTTTACGGCGTCTCGCGTACCGATAG